Proteins encoded within one genomic window of Paenarthrobacter sp. JL.01a:
- a CDS encoding ABC transporter ATP-binding protein: MTDNLNPELKATPETTEESLQTRANTIVRAADHATPLELSRVTIHYGGDKGGAEEVDVVDDFNLTLHAGEMHCVAGRSGSGKTSILTVSAGLTLPTSGKVFWEGHPLDGMGDDEIADRRRALIGYVDQGGALIDGMSALENVLLPAVPDGEVEQRTEMAKDLLDLVGLGRRMRHRPAQLSGGERQRVAIARALILGTRVLVVDEPTASLDRAAANRIIGILKDTTSDGIAVLVASHDHELVRLSDTLTELN; the protein is encoded by the coding sequence ATGACTGACAACCTCAACCCCGAGCTGAAGGCCACCCCGGAAACAACGGAAGAGTCGCTGCAGACCCGCGCCAACACCATCGTCAGGGCTGCCGACCACGCAACCCCCTTGGAACTGAGCCGGGTTACCATCCACTACGGCGGCGACAAGGGCGGCGCGGAGGAAGTCGACGTCGTGGATGACTTCAACCTGACCCTCCACGCAGGCGAGATGCACTGTGTCGCCGGCCGAAGCGGCTCCGGCAAGACCAGTATCCTGACGGTCAGCGCGGGACTGACGCTGCCGACCTCGGGCAAGGTCTTCTGGGAGGGCCACCCCCTGGACGGTATGGGCGACGACGAGATCGCCGACCGTCGCCGGGCACTGATCGGCTACGTCGACCAGGGTGGTGCATTGATCGATGGCATGAGCGCCCTGGAGAACGTGCTGCTCCCCGCTGTCCCGGATGGCGAAGTTGAGCAGCGCACCGAAATGGCCAAGGACCTCCTTGACCTGGTGGGCCTTGGACGCCGCATGCGCCACCGTCCGGCCCAGTTGTCCGGTGGTGAGCGCCAGCGTGTGGCGATCGCGCGCGCCTTGATCCTGGGCACCCGCGTGCTGGTGGTGGACGAACCCACCGCAAGCCTTGACCGGGCAGCAGCCAACCGCATCATCGGGATCCTCAAGGACACCACCAGCGATGGCATCGCTGTACTCGTCGCGTCACACGACCACGAGCTGGTCCGGCTCAGCGATACGCTGACGGAACTTAACTAA
- a CDS encoding FtsX-like permease family protein, with product MNAVQRFIRSRVLLLTAAILIVAMCMSVLVQSQSQAALNRTVDENSRGLYDILVQAKPDQSQNGDGGSLIQPEIANGQGGISFDQLEKIRGMGQTAVAAPISLVSRVSQNLEAPRLNAMDYLGYNAGLAGAVTAGDPSAMDSSKWPAAESVFSDSPKKYRLTASATSSDGVKEQTLFKTSAEGTLGKGRLVQEQAAGGSNVRIAGPDGETGIKFPAPALGSEHNLFNLSVALPMAPEVTESVVAVDPAAERALLGSAGDFLAPLQKAPPADARDAGAIGRHFESLFTTGLSMQQLEEGPDFLGVKLKYWAPLMTQYQQAKRDGLLTADSKAIPLIVRTGTSLDLKYSVKIEELDSSGKVVKDVGTVTRSLDKDYLPFVSKSPFALERPGSTDHSQLLGSTAAFSQGLYNPATWSTAFAAAPQYKDGDEAANGASDKSATPGDWVTVNRLPEKSSFGAAVDQTQRKPVDERSYRKDLETGKKPAAPLPMVYGTFDPSAVQAAAGDVNKLPLGGYDPTPMTLTKDAEGKDVAKAGLKPSLSATGLVSQSAGAITDYYGLAAARGYDSNANVIDAVRVRANASGNWKTAQPEVEKLASQIRELGLEATVVAGSAREDANIFVPGYSKDDAGKESPLGTVQQSWVRQNAADAVSGSLTGTNITLLFLTLLGATLLTGASTVSYIRQRRSEAGILRAMGWTQKRIRSWVLEEFAVGAAALASAGVILSLLSWNIATVIVSVTMLLIYAAAALLAAQQLRHRVVIDQEPQHDERLVTVDSPLTFANRQLTTNRFNSISLAVAVGVFGAAVGALIALLIDIPRAAGASALSGLAAASIALPSVTLAVFGVVVGLLLTLVTGRFELHAKREYLGTLRAMGWNPDMLGQVRFFENALVGTVALPLGVLGALGLGLLLAPYAALWAGLAGLLAVICWIPIATKVVK from the coding sequence ATGAACGCCGTCCAAAGGTTCATCAGAAGCCGCGTGCTGCTGCTGACCGCGGCCATTTTGATCGTCGCCATGTGCATGTCCGTCCTCGTCCAGAGCCAGTCGCAGGCGGCTCTGAACAGGACAGTGGACGAGAACTCGCGGGGTCTCTACGACATCCTGGTCCAGGCCAAGCCTGACCAGTCACAAAATGGCGACGGCGGTTCGCTGATCCAGCCGGAAATCGCCAACGGCCAGGGCGGGATCAGCTTTGACCAGCTGGAGAAGATCCGGGGGATGGGCCAGACTGCCGTGGCAGCGCCCATCAGCCTCGTCTCCCGTGTTTCGCAGAACCTTGAAGCCCCGCGCCTGAACGCGATGGACTACCTGGGCTACAACGCCGGCCTTGCCGGCGCTGTGACTGCCGGTGACCCCTCCGCCATGGACTCCAGCAAATGGCCGGCAGCGGAGTCGGTGTTCTCGGATTCGCCCAAGAAATACCGACTGACCGCATCTGCCACCAGCTCGGATGGAGTCAAGGAGCAGACGCTCTTCAAGACCAGCGCCGAAGGCACCCTGGGCAAGGGACGCCTCGTGCAGGAGCAGGCAGCCGGTGGCAGCAACGTCCGCATTGCCGGTCCCGATGGCGAAACCGGTATTAAGTTCCCGGCTCCCGCCCTGGGCTCTGAGCACAACCTTTTCAACCTCTCCGTGGCCCTGCCCATGGCTCCTGAGGTGACCGAGTCCGTCGTCGCCGTCGACCCCGCCGCCGAAAGGGCGCTGCTGGGTTCCGCGGGGGACTTCCTCGCGCCGCTTCAGAAGGCTCCGCCGGCAGATGCCCGTGACGCCGGTGCGATCGGCCGCCACTTTGAAAGCCTCTTCACCACGGGCCTGAGCATGCAGCAGCTGGAAGAGGGCCCCGATTTCCTCGGCGTGAAGCTCAAGTACTGGGCACCGCTGATGACGCAGTACCAGCAGGCCAAGCGTGACGGCCTGCTGACCGCTGATTCAAAAGCCATTCCGTTGATTGTCCGCACGGGCACGTCCTTGGACCTGAAATACTCGGTGAAAATCGAGGAACTCGATTCCAGCGGCAAGGTGGTCAAGGACGTCGGAACCGTCACCCGTTCCCTGGACAAGGACTACCTGCCCTTCGTCTCCAAGTCTCCATTCGCCCTTGAACGGCCCGGTTCCACTGACCACAGCCAGCTCCTGGGCAGCACCGCTGCCTTCAGTCAGGGCCTCTACAACCCGGCAACGTGGAGCACGGCCTTCGCGGCGGCACCGCAGTACAAGGACGGCGATGAAGCCGCCAACGGCGCTTCCGACAAGAGCGCGACGCCGGGTGACTGGGTCACCGTCAACCGCTTGCCGGAGAAGTCCTCCTTCGGTGCTGCAGTGGACCAGACCCAGCGCAAGCCCGTGGACGAACGTTCGTACCGCAAGGATCTGGAGACGGGTAAAAAGCCTGCCGCGCCCCTGCCCATGGTGTACGGCACCTTCGATCCCTCCGCGGTCCAGGCTGCTGCCGGCGACGTCAACAAACTGCCCTTGGGCGGTTACGATCCCACGCCCATGACCCTGACCAAGGACGCCGAAGGCAAGGACGTCGCCAAGGCCGGGCTGAAGCCCTCGCTCAGCGCAACGGGGCTGGTGAGCCAGTCCGCCGGTGCCATCACCGATTACTACGGTCTGGCAGCGGCGCGTGGCTATGACTCCAACGCCAATGTGATCGACGCCGTGCGGGTCCGCGCCAACGCTTCGGGCAACTGGAAGACTGCACAGCCCGAGGTCGAGAAGCTGGCATCCCAAATCCGCGAGCTCGGGCTGGAAGCTACGGTCGTGGCCGGTTCGGCGCGTGAGGACGCCAACATCTTCGTGCCCGGCTACAGCAAAGACGACGCCGGCAAGGAATCTCCGCTGGGCACGGTCCAGCAGTCCTGGGTCCGGCAAAACGCGGCCGACGCCGTCTCCGGCTCCCTGACCGGAACCAACATCACCCTGCTCTTCCTGACACTGCTGGGGGCCACACTCCTTACCGGAGCTTCCACCGTCAGTTACATCCGCCAGCGCAGGAGCGAGGCAGGAATCCTCCGCGCCATGGGCTGGACCCAGAAGCGCATCCGTTCCTGGGTTCTGGAAGAGTTCGCCGTTGGCGCTGCCGCACTGGCCTCCGCGGGCGTCATCTTGAGCTTGCTGAGCTGGAACATCGCCACCGTGATCGTCTCGGTGACCATGCTCCTCATCTACGCCGCGGCCGCTCTTCTGGCAGCCCAGCAGCTTCGGCACCGCGTGGTGATCGACCAGGAGCCGCAGCACGACGAGCGGCTGGTAACAGTGGACTCGCCCCTGACGTTCGCCAACAGGCAGCTGACCACCAACCGGTTCAACTCCATTTCCCTCGCCGTGGCAGTGGGCGTGTTCGGCGCTGCAGTGGGTGCGTTGATCGCCTTGCTGATCGACATCCCGCGGGCAGCAGGTGCCAGTGCCCTCAGCGGCCTGGCCGCAGCCAGCATCGCCCTGCCGAGTGTGACCCTTGCTGTCTTCGGCGTCGTCGTCGGCCTCCTGCTGACGCTGGTCACTGGAAGGTTCGAGCTCCATGCCAAGCGCGAGTACCTGGGTACCTTGCGGGCCATGGGTTGGAACCCGGACATGCTGGGCCAGGTCCGGTTCTTTGAAAACGCACTTGTCGGCACGGTGGCACTTCCCTTGGGTGTCCTCGGTGCCCTGGGGCTCGGGTTGCTCCTTGCCCCCTACGCAGCGCTGTGGGCCGGACTCGCCGGCCTTCTGGCCGTAATTTGCTGGATTCCCATTGCAACGAAAGTAGTCAAATGA
- the serA gene encoding phosphoglycerate dehydrogenase, whose translation MSASKPVVLLAEELSPATVEALGPDFEIRQTDGADRSQLLSAIADVDAILVRSATQVDAEAIAAAKNLKVIARAGVGLDNVDIKSATQAGVMVVNAPTSNIVSAAELTVGHILSLARHIPQASSALKNGEWKRSKYTGIELFEKKIGIIGLGRIGALVAARLQGFETEILAYDPYITSARAAQLGVKLVTLDELLENADFITIHMPKTPETVGMLGADAFRKMKESAYVINVARGGLVDEEALYVALKEGQIAGAGVDVFVKEPSTDLPFFELDNVVVTPHLGASTDEAQEKAGVSVAKSVRLALAGELVPDAVNVAGGVIAPDVRPGIPLIEKLGRIFTALTHASLTQIDVEVAGEISALDVKVLELAALKGVFADVVTEQVSYVNAPVIAEQRGINTRLITTPDAEDYRNVLTIRGALSDGSQISVAGTLTGPKQVEKLVGVNGYDIEIPISEHLVVVAYADRPGVIGTIGHILGMNNINIGGMQVARQTEGGQVLALLTIDSSVPQQVLEAIKAGIGADMVREVDLED comes from the coding sequence GTGTCAGCCAGCAAACCCGTAGTCCTCCTCGCTGAGGAACTTTCGCCCGCAACAGTCGAGGCACTGGGCCCGGATTTTGAAATCCGCCAGACCGACGGCGCCGACCGTTCCCAGCTGCTGTCTGCCATCGCCGACGTCGACGCCATCCTGGTCCGCTCCGCCACCCAGGTTGACGCCGAAGCCATCGCCGCGGCCAAGAACCTCAAAGTCATTGCCCGTGCAGGCGTCGGCCTGGACAACGTGGACATCAAGTCCGCCACGCAGGCCGGTGTCATGGTGGTCAACGCACCGACCTCCAACATCGTCTCGGCCGCTGAGCTCACCGTGGGACATATCCTCAGCCTCGCGCGTCACATCCCGCAAGCCAGCTCGGCATTGAAGAACGGCGAATGGAAGCGCTCCAAGTACACCGGCATCGAACTCTTCGAAAAGAAGATCGGCATCATTGGCCTCGGCCGCATCGGCGCTTTGGTGGCAGCACGGCTCCAGGGCTTCGAGACCGAAATCCTGGCCTACGATCCCTACATCACCTCCGCCCGGGCAGCGCAGCTGGGCGTCAAGCTGGTCACTCTCGATGAACTCCTGGAGAACGCCGACTTCATCACCATCCACATGCCCAAGACGCCGGAAACGGTTGGCATGCTGGGCGCCGATGCCTTCCGGAAGATGAAGGAATCCGCCTACGTCATCAACGTCGCCCGTGGCGGCCTCGTGGACGAAGAAGCACTCTACGTTGCGCTGAAGGAAGGCCAGATCGCCGGTGCGGGCGTGGATGTCTTCGTCAAGGAGCCCAGCACCGACCTGCCGTTCTTCGAACTGGACAACGTCGTCGTCACCCCGCACCTGGGCGCCTCCACGGATGAAGCCCAGGAAAAGGCCGGTGTGTCCGTGGCAAAGTCCGTCCGCCTGGCGCTGGCCGGCGAACTGGTGCCGGATGCCGTGAACGTAGCTGGCGGCGTCATTGCCCCCGACGTCCGTCCGGGCATCCCGCTGATCGAAAAGCTGGGCCGGATCTTCACTGCGCTCACCCACGCATCGCTGACGCAGATCGACGTCGAAGTTGCCGGTGAGATCTCCGCTTTGGACGTCAAGGTGCTGGAGTTGGCAGCCCTGAAGGGCGTGTTCGCCGACGTCGTCACCGAGCAGGTTTCCTACGTGAACGCCCCGGTCATTGCCGAGCAGCGCGGCATCAACACCCGTCTTATTACCACTCCCGACGCCGAAGACTACCGGAACGTCCTGACCATCCGTGGTGCGCTCAGCGATGGTTCGCAGATCTCCGTCGCCGGTACCCTTACCGGTCCCAAGCAGGTGGAGAAGCTGGTGGGCGTCAACGGCTACGACATCGAAATCCCCATCAGCGAGCACTTGGTGGTTGTGGCTTACGCTGACCGCCCCGGCGTCATCGGCACCATCGGGCACATCCTCGGCATGAACAACATCAACATCGGTGGCATGCAGGTGGCCCGCCAAACTGAAGGCGGCCAGGTCCTGGCGCTGCTGACCATCGATAGCTCTGTCCCGCAACAGGTACTGGAGGCCATCAAGGCCGGTATCGGTGCCGACATGGTCCGCGAAGTGGACCTGGAAGACTGA
- the ilvC gene encoding ketol-acid reductoisomerase → MTEMFYDDDADLSIIQGRKVAIVGYGSQGHAHALNLRDSGVEVVIALKDGSKSAAKAEDAGFTVKNVADAAEWADVIMILAPDQHQRSIYNDSIKDKLTEGKALAFAHGFNIRFGYIEAPAGVDVILIAPKAPGHTVRREFEAGRGIPDIIAVEQDASGSAWDLAKSYAKAIGGTRAGVIKTTFTEETETDLFGEQSVLCGGVSQLVQYGFETLTEAGYQPQIAYFEVLHELKLIVDLMWEGGIAKQRWSVSDTAEYGDYVSGPRVITPEVKENMKAVLADIQNGAFAKRFIDDQDNGATEFKELRAKAEKHPIEEVGRELRSLFSWQQQDADYVEGSAAR, encoded by the coding sequence GTGACTGAAATGTTCTACGACGACGACGCAGACCTGTCGATCATCCAGGGCCGCAAGGTAGCCATCGTTGGCTACGGTTCCCAGGGCCACGCCCACGCGCTGAACCTGCGCGATTCCGGCGTCGAGGTTGTCATCGCGCTCAAGGACGGCTCGAAGTCGGCCGCAAAGGCCGAAGACGCAGGCTTCACGGTCAAGAACGTTGCCGACGCTGCTGAATGGGCAGATGTCATCATGATCCTGGCACCGGACCAGCACCAGCGCTCGATCTACAACGACTCCATCAAGGACAAGCTGACCGAAGGCAAGGCCCTCGCCTTCGCCCACGGCTTCAACATCCGCTTCGGTTACATCGAAGCTCCTGCCGGTGTCGACGTCATCCTGATCGCTCCGAAGGCGCCGGGCCACACCGTACGCCGGGAATTCGAAGCCGGACGTGGCATCCCGGACATCATCGCCGTCGAGCAGGACGCATCCGGTTCCGCTTGGGACCTGGCCAAGTCCTACGCCAAGGCCATCGGCGGCACCCGCGCCGGCGTCATCAAGACCACCTTCACCGAAGAGACCGAAACCGACCTCTTCGGCGAGCAGTCCGTCCTCTGCGGCGGTGTCTCCCAGCTCGTCCAGTACGGCTTCGAGACCCTCACCGAGGCCGGCTACCAGCCGCAGATCGCCTACTTCGAGGTTCTTCACGAGCTCAAGCTCATCGTTGACCTCATGTGGGAGGGCGGCATCGCCAAGCAGCGCTGGAGCGTTTCCGACACCGCTGAGTACGGCGACTACGTCTCCGGCCCGCGCGTCATCACCCCCGAGGTGAAGGAAAACATGAAGGCTGTCCTCGCGGACATCCAGAACGGTGCCTTCGCCAAGCGCTTCATCGACGACCAGGACAACGGCGCAACCGAGTTCAAGGAACTCCGCGCCAAGGCTGAGAAGCACCCGATCGAAGAAGTTGGCCGCGAACTGCGCTCCCTGTTCTCCTGGCAGCAGCAGGACGCCGACTACGTCGAAGGTTCCGCAGCCCGCTGA
- the ilvN gene encoding acetolactate synthase small subunit: MTRHTLSVLVEDKPGVLTRVASLFARRAFNINSLAVGPTEVPGMSRMTVVVDADGDLIEQVTKQLNKLVNVIKIVELTSESSVQRDHILVKVRADAATRLQVTQAADLFRAAVVDVSTDSLVIEATGTPEKLAALLSVLEPFGIREIVQSGTLAVGRGSRSMSDRALRSA, translated from the coding sequence ATGACCCGTCACACACTGTCCGTTCTGGTAGAAGACAAGCCCGGCGTACTGACCCGCGTGGCCAGCCTCTTCGCCCGGCGTGCGTTCAACATCAACTCCCTCGCTGTGGGACCCACCGAGGTTCCCGGCATGTCCCGCATGACAGTGGTCGTCGACGCCGACGGCGACTTGATCGAGCAGGTCACCAAGCAGCTCAACAAGTTGGTCAATGTGATCAAGATTGTTGAACTGACTTCTGAATCTTCCGTACAACGCGACCACATCTTGGTCAAGGTACGTGCGGATGCCGCGACACGTCTGCAGGTTACCCAGGCTGCAGACCTGTTCCGTGCCGCCGTCGTCGACGTGTCCACAGACTCGTTGGTGATCGAGGCAACCGGTACCCCCGAGAAGCTCGCCGCACTGCTGTCAGTGCTTGAGCCATTCGGCATCCGTGAAATCGTGCAGTCCGGCACCTTGGCCGTTGGACGGGGATCCCGCTCCATGAGTGACAGGGCGCTTCGCTCCGCGTGA